The following is a genomic window from Sphingobacterium spiritivorum.
TTGTATCAGCCAGGATAGGGTAAGTAACGCCTTCGATACCACCATTATCTTTTGCTGTATTTAACCAAGCAAAATGTACTTCGTTAGAATCACATGAAGCACCGATTACGATAGTGTTGCGTTTTTCAAATTCTGGTAAAGCATCCTGAAAAGCATGAAGTTCAGTAGGACATACGAAAGTGAAATCTTTCGGATACCAGAACAATAATACTTTTTTACCTTCCTGAGTTGCTTTTTCAAAAATGTTGATACTTAAATTGTCACCTAATGAATCGATTGCATCTACTGCAATACTTGGGAAATTTTTACCTGTAAAGCTCATGATTATATATTGTTTTTTAATTTTTTCTATGCTACAAAGATACGACTTATTCCATCATGAAGGTATTACAATTGTCAATAAGCGATTGTTGAAATCTATATCTTAATTGTGGTTGTATAGATTTTTGCTATTCTTATTTGGTTATAAATTATGCGTAGACATTGTTTAGAAAGAAGAGAAATATTACATTTGCTACGCTCAAGAACAAATGGCCCTGTAGTTCAACGGATAGAATAGAAGTTTCCTAAACTTTAGATAGCAGTTCGATTCTGCTTGGGGCTACTAAACAGGACAAATGAAATATATTTTCGTTTGTCCTGTTCTTTTTTAGAGCTAATCCGCTGTTTAGCTGAAAGATATAGTTTGCGATTACATTCATTCGGGTGGTTCGATACGTTTTGGATCACCTACAAAGGTTGTGGACTAAGCAAATAATTTGGTTAACCTGAACAGGAAAACGTGGGTCAGATTAAAAAGTTGGGGATTAATGTTTAAAGTGTTTTTTATGATCTAAAAAGATTAT
Proteins encoded in this region:
- a CDS encoding peroxiredoxin, whose amino-acid sequence is MSFTGKNFPSIAVDAIDSLGDNLSINIFEKATQEGKKVLLFWYPKDFTFVCPTELHAFQDALPEFEKRNTIVIGASCDSNEVHFAWLNTAKDNGGIEGVTYPILADTNRNLSSILGILEIKEVEHPEYGTLAEGSAVSYRATYLIDETGKVFHESVNDMPLGRNVKEYIRLIDAYTHVQQHGEVCPANWEEGKEAMHATRTGVAEYLSNLN